A single genomic interval of Juglans regia cultivar Chandler chromosome 1, Walnut 2.0, whole genome shotgun sequence harbors:
- the LOC118348279 gene encoding uncharacterized protein LOC118348279 — MVRPRRQADVPEDELPRGDGNYDIARALNRISDLFQQNFRPPQGDPNRAVQVGCTYEHFLAHRTPIFSGEEDPMRARRWILDLERTFEVCGCTEAQMVLYASYMLQGEAANWWETKRPLLEMELGSLAAVSWQRFKKEFDDRYFPISVRRQKAREFNNLVQGGMMVEQYARKFMELGRFAPHLIATEELQVERFMEGLRPEVRRQVACLQIVEFQKLVDLASIVERENSFVVGSPPGQKRRSYVGKGSSSGSPQKFVQRTGARPPVFVQEARLQCALDVVEPMRAIVVKGEFSVIDVASRVTLLRMTPGDVDYEAPETHDAGVITGRVRLYDFYACILFDSGASQSFVSATFVRMCNLVTEPLPQSLVVALPNGEIVCCSKVALGCPLDLGGRTLDADLIVFKLLGFDIILGMDWLYRYSANIDCRRRVIGFQLSDEDYLEFVGSKLRARPSIISAVQAKRDIACGADAFLVQVVSTPSEKKSLANIPVVEEFPDVFVDELPGLPPVRDMEFVIDLEPGAAPVHKAPYRMAPAELKELKTQLQELVDKGFIQPSTSP; from the exons ATGGTGAGACCAAGAAGGCAAGCTGATGTGCCCGAGGATGAGCTACCCAGGGGTGATGGAAATTATGACATTGCGAGGGCGTTGAATAGGATATCAGACTTGTTCCAGCAGAATTTCCGACCGCCGCAAGGAGATCCAAATAGAGCGGTCCAAGTGGGGTGCACCTATGAGCACTTCTTGGCTCATAGGACTCCTATCTTTTCTGGGGAGGAGGATCCAATGCGAGCTAGGAGGTGGATTTTAGATCTGGAAAGAACCTTTGAAGTCTGTGGGTGCACTGAGGCCCAGATGGTTTTATATGCAAGCTATATGCTGCAAGGTGAAGCGGCAAACTGGTGGGAGACCAAGCGGCCACTCCTAGAAATGGAGTTGGGATCCTTGGCTGCTGTGTCTTGGCAGCGgtttaagaaagaatttgatgatCGATACTTCCCTATTTCAGTGAGACGGCAAAAGGCTCGGGAGTTCAATAATTTGGTTCAAGGAGGCATGATGGTCGAGCAATATGCAAGGAAATTTATGGAGCTTGGACGGTTCGCTCCTCACCTTATTGCCACCGAAGAGCTGCAGGTTGAGCGTTTCATGGAGGGTCTGCGCCCCGAAGTTCGCAGACAAGTGGCTTGTCTTCAGATTGTGGAATTTCAGAAGTTGGTGGACTTGGCCAGTATCGTAGAGCGAGAGAATAGCTTTGTAGTGGGCTCCCCTCCAGGTCAGAAAAGGCGGAGTTATGTTGGTAAAGGAAGCAGTTCTGGATCGCCGCAGAAGTTTGTTCAGAGGACCGGGGCTCGACCTCCGGTGTTCGTGCAGGAGGCCAGACTCCAGTGTGCCCTAGATGTAGTAGAGCCCATGAGGGCGATTGTGGTCAAAGGGGAATTCAGTGTTATAGATGTGGCCAGCCGGGTCACTTTGCTCAGGA TGACTCCTGGCGATGTGGATTATGAGGCTCCAGAGACCCACGACGCTGGGGTGATTACTG GAAGAGTTcgtttatatgatttttatgcttgtattttgtttgattcTGGGGCGTCCCAATCTTTTGTGTCTGCCACATTTGTACGGATGTGCAATTTGGTTACAGAACCTCTACCACAATCCTTAGTTGTGGCTCTTCCCAATGGCGAGATCGTGTGTTGCTCCAAGGTTGCTTTGGGTTGTCCTTTGGATCTTGGTGGAAGGACACTGGATGCAGATTTGATTGTATTCAAGTTGCTtggttttgatataattttgggtatggattggctgtatCGTTACTCTGCGAATATTGATTGTAGAAGACGAGTAATTGGTTTTCAACTCTCGGATgaggattatttagaattcgtgggaagcaaGTTAAGGGCAAGACCATCAATTATATCAGCAGTTCAAGCTAAGAGAGATATAGCTTGTGGGGCAGATGCTTTTTTGGTCCAAGTCGTATCTACACCATCTGAGAAGAAATCTTTAGCGAATATTCCAGTGGTGGAAGAATTTCCCGATGTGTTCGTGGACGAGTTACCTGGATTGCCTCCCGTTCGCGATATGGAATTTGTTATTGATCTGGAACCAGGGGCGGCTCCTGTGCATAAGGCTCCTTACCGCATGGCACCGGCcgagttaaaagagttgaagactCAATTGCAGGAATTGGTTGACAAAGGATTTATTCAGCCTAGTACTTCGCCATAG